From Solanum lycopersicum chromosome 8, SLM_r2.1, the proteins below share one genomic window:
- the LOC101267334 gene encoding DEAD-box ATP-dependent RNA helicase 47, mitochondrial encodes MPALVLTRALLLIGDSLAFRKATQFTRIAPSQGNVRFLSSSGSLTLASLGLKSEVKTVSANEKNKLQQGISTIEVPKSREKKRVSGNKQGLVKEKNPVDIMTAPFAAKSFSELGLPPLLVERLETEGFTIPTDVQAAAVPTVLKNHDVVIQSYTGSGKTLAYLLPILSRVGPLKEELPDGYETGNKIDIEAVIVAPSRELGMQIVREVEKLLGPANKKLVQQLVGGANRSRQEDALKKNKPDIVVGTPGRIAEISAAGKLPTHGCRYLVLDEIDQLLAFTFREDMKRILDHVGRRPGARGGESNSPLVKRAARQTIMVSATVPFSVIRAARSWGCDPLLIQANKVVPLESVTPSGSVNIPGTPSTTDSSSSVQPMPDVQSLPPNLQHYYTITRIQHKVDMLRRCVHALDAKCVIAFMNHTKQLKDAVFKLEARGMNAAELHGDLSKLVRSTILKKFRNGEIRVLLTNELSARGLDLPECDLVVNLGLPTDSVHYAHRAGRTGRLGRKGTVVTICEESEVFVVKKLQKQLSLSIEACEFSEGNLVIIED; translated from the coding sequence ATGCCTGCTTTAGTGCTAACAAGGGCCCTCTTGTTAATTGGGGATTCTTTAGCTTTCAGAAAAGCTACACAGTTTACACGGATAGCTCCATCTCAAGGCAATGTTCGCTTTTTAAGTAGCAGTGGATCCCTCACTCTAGCTAGCCTTGGATTGAAGAGTGAAGTTAAGACAGTAAGTgcaaatgagaaaaataagcTCCAGCAGGGAATTTCAACTATTGAGGTCCCAAAGAGCAGAGAGAAGAAAAGAGTTAGTGGCAATAAACAAGGATTGGTTAAGGAGAAAAACCCAGTAGATATAATGACTGCACCATTTGCTGCGAAGTCATTTTCAGAACTTGGCCTTCCACCTTTGTTGGTCGAAAGACTAGAGACGGAAGGCTTTACGATTCCGACTGATGTTCAAGCTGCTGCAGTTCCAACTGTTCTTAAAAATCATGATGTTGTGATTCAGTCCTACACAGGTTCAGGAAAAACATTAGCTTATCTCCTTCCCATACTGTCTCGAGTTGGTCCGTTGAAGGAAGAACTTCCAGATGGCTATGAAACTGGGAACAAAATAGACATCGAAGCAGTTATAGTAGCTCCTTCGAGGGAacttggcatgcagattgtcaGGGAAGTTGAAAAGCTGTTAGGACCAGCGAATAAGAAACTAGTCCAGCAGCTTGTAGGGGGTGCAAACCGATCTAGACAGGAGGATGCTCTGAAGAAGAACAAGCCCGACATTGTAGTGGGGACACCAGGGCGGATAGCAGAGATTAGTGCAGCTGGAAAGCTTCCTACCCATGGTTGTCGTTACTTGGTATTGGATGAAATTGATCAACTCCTTGCATTCACTTTCAGGGAGGACATGAAGCGTATATTAGACCATGTGGGGAGAAGACCTGGTGCACGTGGAGGAGAGTCAAATAGTCCACTTGTCAAGCGAGCTGCACGTCAGACTATTATGGTGTCTGCAACAGTGCCTTTTTCAGTTATAAGAGCAGCAAGAAGTTGGGGTTGTGATCCACTTCTCATCCAAGCCAATAAAGTTGTTCCACTCGAGTCTGTCACTCCTTCTGGATCTGTTAATATACCGGGAACACCTTCTACTACTGATTCAAGCTCAAGTGTACAACCTATGCCTGATGTTCAGAGCTTACCCCCTAATTTGCAGCATTATTACACTATTACTAGGATACAGCACAAAGTTGATATGTTAAGAAGGTGTGTGCACGCTCTGGATGCCAAATGTGTAATAGCTTTTATGAACCACACAAAACAGCTAAAAGATGCTGTCTTCAAACTAGAAGCTCGTGGTATGAATGCTGCAGAATTACATGGTGATCTTAGCAAACTTGTGAGATCAACAATCTTAAAGAAGTTCAGAAATGGGGAGATTAGAGTGCTGCTAACGAATGAGCTTTCAGCTAGAGGCTTGGATTTACCTGAATGTGATCTTGTAGTTAATCTGGGGTTACCTACTGACTCGGTTCATTATGCTCATCGAGCTGGTCGTACGGGCAGGCTTGGTCGCAAGGGCACGGTAGTAACCATATGTGAAGAGTCAGAAGTCTTTGTGGTAAAAAAGCTACAGAAGCAACTTTCCCTCTCTATCGAGGCATGTGAATTTTCTGAGGGAAATCTTGTCATTATAGAAGATTAA
- the LOC101267043 gene encoding CASP-like protein 4A4, whose translation MKEEGNVMVTAQTIISGASPSPTLTPQPPLPTPSPYSFSVASTRLRSRPSIYAYDLALRSLALLFSFISALSLAVPSPTRTKRGTISKFCDYPQLTYCFSVSVLAFIYSAFQLFKRVCDIAYRGVLISDKTSDYLSFILDQLTGYLLVSSSSVTIPVIQEMDIQASLWKAAILAVCMSFAAFMVLAVSALLSGYKLCKRIIW comes from the exons ATGAAAGAAGAAGGTAATGTGATGGTGACTGCTCAGACAATCATATCTGGTGCTTCTCCTTCTCCTACATTAACTCCACAACCACCTTTGCCAACACCATCACCATATTCGTTCTCAGTGGCATCGACAAGGTTGAGATCAAGGCCTTCTATATATGCATATGATCTTGCCCTAAGATCACTGGCACTTCTGTTCTCTTTCATATCTGCTCTTTCACTAGCTGTACCATCACCAACAAGGACAAAACGAGGAACGATTTCAAAATTCTGTGATTACCCACAATTAAC GTACTGCTTCAGTGTAAGCGTATTAGCTTTTATCTACTCAGCTTTTCAACTCTTCAAAAGAGTTTGTGACATCGCTTATAGAGGTGTCTTGATCTCCGATAAGACCTCTGACTATCTCAGTTTCATACTCGATCAG TTGACAGGTTACCTCCTCGTGTCCTCTTCTTCAGTAACTATACCAGTCATTCAAGAGATGGATATCCAAGCCTCTCTCTGGAAGGCAGCTATTCTTGCTGTTTGCATGTCATTTGCTGCTTTCATGGTCCTTGCAGTGTCTGCACTTTTATCAGGCTACAAGCTGTGCAAAAGGATCATATGGTGA
- the LOC101266745 gene encoding bifunctional UDP-glucose 4-epimerase and UDP-xylose 4-epimerase 1 — protein sequence MGVQCQENILVTGGAGFIGTHTVVQLLNEGFKVTIIDNFHNSVKEAVDRVRELVGPQLSQNLEFHLGDIRNRDDLEKLFSKKEFAAVVHFAGLKAVGESVVQPFLYFENNLIGSITLYSVMAKYNCKKLVFSSSATVYGQPEKVPCVEDFELKAMNPYGRTKLFLEDIARDIQKADQEWNIILLRYFNPVGAHESGKLGEDPKGIPNNLMPYIQQVAVGRLPELNVYGNDYPTPDGTAIRDYIHVMDLADGHVVALQRLLRQNHIGCVAYNLGTGKGKSVLEMVGAFEKASGKKIPLKMCPRRPGDATAVYASTEKAEKELGWKAKYGINEMCRDQWKWASQNPWGYQPKP from the exons ATGGGTGTTCAgtgtcaagaaaatattttggtgACTGGAGGAGCTGGTTTCATTGGAACACATACTGTGGTGCAGTTACTGAATGAAGGGTTCAAAGTTACAATCATTGATAACTTTCATAATTCTGTGAAAGAAGCTGTTGATAGAGTCAGAGAATTAGTTGGTCCTCAACTTTCACAGAATCTTGAATTCCATTtg GGTGATATTAGAAACAGAGATGACTTGGAGAAGCTATTTTCTAAGAAAGA gTTTGCTGCTGTGGTCCATTTTGCTGGGCTTAAGGCTGTTGGAGAGAGTGTTGTTCAGCCCTTCCTTTACTTTGAGAACAATCTGATTGGATCAATAACTTTGTATTCAGTCATGGCCAAGTATAATTGTAAGAAG TTGGTTTTTTCATCATCTGCAACAGTTTATGGTCAGCCTGAAAAGGTTCCCTGTGTGGAGGATTTTGAATTGAAGGCTATGAATCCTTATGGTCGAACAAAG CTATTTCTTGAAGATATTGCACGGGATATCCAGAAGGCTGATCAAGAATGGAATATCATACTGTTGAGGTATTTCAACCCGGTAGGAGCTCATGAAAGTGGCAAACTCGGGGAAGATCCAAAGGGCATTCCGAACAATCTTATGCCTTACATTCAGCAAGTAGCTGTTGGTAGATTGCCGGAGTTGAATGTATATGGCAACGACTACCCTACACCTGATGGTACCGCG ATACGAGATTATATCCATGTTATGGATTTGGCGGACGGTCATGTTGTTGCACTTCAGAGACTTCTAAGGCAGAATCACATAG GTTGTGTTGCCTACAATTTGGGTACTGGAAAAGGCAAATCTGTCCTAGAGATGGTTGGTGCCTTTGAAAAGGCGTCTGGAAAG AAAATCCCGCTTAAAATGTGTCCAAGAAGACCAGGAGATGCCACTGCTGTTTACGCATCTACTGAAAAAGCTGAGAAGGAGCTCGGTTGGAA GGCAAAATATGGGATAAATGAGATGTGCAGGGACCAGTGGAAATGGGCAAGCCAAAATCCTTGGGGTTACCAACCAAAGCCTTGa